The DNA region CTGCTGCTGCAATCCAAACTTggtgtttgttgtcttgttcATTTTAAGTGAGACTCATTAAGTAAAGTCTCACAGTTCCAGCTAAGAaaaagtaaaggaaaaaaacagctgtttaaatGGAGGTGGCTCACCTTGTTCGCTGTAATGAGTCGGATGTTAGAGTCGACTCGTTCTTGAACAACCCATCTCTAACATGCAGCATTAGATAAGAATATGGGTCAGCGGGCCTCCGGCCAGTCCCTGTCACCAAGCTCCATACAAACTGTCTTGTCTGCAGCTCTACATGTGccaggagcacacacacaaagagctgcaggtaaaagagacatacacacacaggagttCACTGGTAGCCTAAAGATGTAACACACTTACCCCGAACAGTGTCTTCTTTCACCGGGATATCCCCGCACACAGAGCCGCTGCCACCACAACGACCGAGTGCGCAGCGCTCATAGAGGCAGACTGCAGGGGGGGACTGGAGCCAAAACGACGGCCTCCTGCTGAACTCCAGATAACACCGAGGCTGCAGGGAGCAGATCGATGCCAGATTTAGTTAGATTACCTGGATCGAACTGCCACACTCAGGTAAAGGTGATATAGACTCTCAGTGGACCGATTTCTTTAGCAGTcacagtgcagaaaaaaaacacaacaaaaaggcCTAAATACATTAAGCTCTCATGACCATGTAACCTAACTGTcatcttttaaagaaaaatgcttGTCCAATATAAACTTAAACCCGTTTAGAagatttctttaaatatattttaggtTTGTTTTAATAGGCTTCTTCTTTGTACGATTAAATATTTTGCACAGACTTTTGTGTTTCATAAAGAATTAATTGTTTAGTTTATTTCTTGAAGAGAACATAAGCCTGTTAGTTCCTTTAATGTCTGTCAAAAAGTCTAGTTTTTGTGTGATTCTTGATTTCTTCACCAGAATGCTGCTCGTTATCATAGCAACAACCGAATTAACTAAAGCTACAGTACCACGTTCGACCACATTGAGGGAGTCAATGAGCTGTGGGGCGCTGTTTCGATTTCcatttgagagagagagaggggataaATAGATGAATTTTGGATATGCAAATGAATTATCAGTAAGAAAAATGTTAATTGTTAGTatgtaaatatgttgttttcatACTCCTGAAATGTTTACACAGATGTGTTCCACCACCTGTTTAATTAttgattatgttttttcttccgaaaaatattgtttttatgttttccaaTCTGCAGAGGTAAGCAAAAACgaaatgttttaattgtctAATTATTTGCCTGAACATAGTTTTATACTCAATTTTATTATCTACCTGGGAGGATGCAATGAGGAAAGATTAGTCTCAAATATTTGTTCCTTGACTCAGTGTTCTTCCGTGAAACTGTGAACAATCTTCTTGTTTTTAGGTTATATGAATCACATAAAGATccaaaaatgaatacaaaatgacacatttgtgtgtgtgtgtgtgtgggggggggttgtgacTGGAAATGAGGCAGCATGTCTGACACCAACACACAGACGATTTTAACCTGTTAAACTTTATCAACCTGTTTTGACCTATGGTGGCGCATATGTTAgatttttgttattgttatcaGAAATATCTAACAGCTGAGGAATGTCAACACTGAACAAATCTGCTCCTTTTAGCATTCATCTTCTTATCACATCTTTAAAGGtaacacacacttttaaagggtaatgaaaacacattcaaactaaATCATCCGTTACAATATTACCACTGATTAAATTCATATCTGATTCAAACCACATAAGATATGTAGACACTGAGGACATCTACTGTTGAAAAGAGTCATTACACATTCAGTGAACAAGTGTTTAAATAAGAGATAGGATTATACACATTCAAGTATGTGTCAAaaaatgccacacacacacaaaataaaaaaatgtaaataatggaGAGAGCCTAAAAACACTGCAAGAATTGAGTCCAACAAAAAGGTTGATTTATGACATTAATACTTATTTGAATGCATTTAAGAGATATTAAACTACATTTATAACCTTATTTTTCCACACGTTGTGTTATTGGTTAGATAGACTTAACATAAATCAAAAGCATGATCGAACACTCCTATTATTGTCCCCAGACGTTTGGGTAAATATAAGCATCATTTCATGGTTAGAGTGTTTTACTGCCTTCAAACCGTACACATGCAGGAGAGCactaaataacaaataaaatgcaattCTCATTATATCCTAAATATCATTCAAAATGCACTAACTTGTCAAATTTATCAATTTAACTTTgcataaatatttgtttttaatactgCACATGTATCAGCATGTATGGATACACCTTTTACTTTtggtaaaatatttattttgcattggCTGAATGGATGTGACGAGTGATGGGTCTGACTACCTCAAGGCTTCATCAGAGCAAAGGGCTTTCATTAGGCTGGAATAAAACAAGTTGTTTTAGTTTGGATTTGTGATGCAAGTGGTCGTCAGTGACAAAATGAGGTTCATTCAATTGGTTTCTATTTCAGTGTCCTAACAGCCCAGGAGCAACATAGTGAGAAGCAGCGCGACACGCTCAGTTTCCAGTCTACGCTTCTCACTCAACAGCGCTTGTTCACTTGTTTTCCAAAGTGGAGATAGTGGTGCAATCATTtccatgattgaaatgttgtgctttgactCGTttcaaaacaagagaaaaactttTCCGCAGCTGTcttatgaaacatttttgaaagCTTCATTGTCTGCTATAGAACAGTATTGAAGGAGGACattgtttatttaaagcttttaatgGGTGATTTGTGTAATTGAGGTGTGGTTGTATTAATACGGCAGAGTTGGCTTCAGGCTGTGGTGGAGGGGCCCCGatgtgatatcttttcatggggcCCCAGAATCTCTGGACAAAGCCCTGATTTAATGTAACAAATCAaacttacacaaacacattagaGCAGTTTTAATgcaaatgacacacacaaaataaaatgaggaCAAATAATCGTGTTTTATACATTCAGACATCACTGTACAGCAGAGTTCTGTGGAGCGGATCAGTCGGTCGTGGAGCAGCAGATCAGGTctcagggagtgtgtgtgtgtgtgtgtgtgtgtgtgtgtgtgtgtgtgtttgtgtgtgtgttttctgtacaCTCAGCTTCAGAGGTGAGGACtctacacacataaacacacatgatcAGAGGATGATTATAAGAACACACACATCTTTACTTCACAACGTTACCGTAGACTGAGAGCTAAACTAGCCTACAGCTATAGCAGGATTACAAACTCCAACAAggtgaaaacagatggtactaaaAGAACTACACACAAAGTGCATGTTGGGGACTTTTTCTGAAAGCAATGGAAATCAGACAGGAAGACGATTCAAACCTGAGGGCATATTTCAGATGAACTGTTTTACACCATAACACAGAGGCATTCAATTCACTGTTTTGGTATTTACCTCACATACTGTGACATTATAATacacagaaaaggaaaacattatGCACAAAAGTACAATtaattcaaaagaaaagaagaagtaatTCAAATAATTATACCGAAAGCAACGCGTACATGAACTAAATTAAACATACAACAGATATGATATTTTCAGAGCAGTACCAATTCCTCCTAAtaacatattttttcattttaattgtatttatttaaaaatctcCTTTCTTTGatgatttttgtctttaaaaaagctATCCCtgcaatgtttattttacagaatTTAGATAAACACTACCTTTGGATGAGAcattaaatgtgaatattttcccTCACAGAATAATCCTGACTTTATTCAGCTATAAAAAGCAGATTGTGtattaaaaaacaagttcattTTGGACTTTAAATCTACATAACAGGAAAACTGAGGTTTCGTTCAGTCCCTGAAGAGCATACAAGGTTTCATCAAAATGTGCACAATGGGGCAGTGAGATGCTGAGATGAGATAGAAGTAAAACCTTACATAGTAATGTCCTCATGTACACAACATGCTGCTCATGTGTTATCGTTTTCATTCTATTTTATTGCTGTCAATTGGCTGGGCCCTTGTATCATATTGTGTCTATGGCATCGTGTTGTTTCATGTCGTATATTTGGCCCGGCTCCAATCGGCTTTTGGAGATGAATGAAAAGCTAGTTTATGGTTTGGGTCAAATGCCCTGTGCCCTTTTCagaaattatttattaattaatttccCTATTCATTCAGTCCGAATgcgttttctctctcctttgctgctgctgctgtgttactttttatttttcttaaaacatGATCATACTCTCTGTATGTCCACATCAGGATTTGTAGTTTCAGAGGGGTAAAGTACGCATTGTTAATTGTAGTATCAAGGCTCCATTAACGCTTTAATGAGTTGATTGACCTAAGGCCGTGTCCCATTACCTGAACTTTTCCCCTTAGGTCTTTCtcaaattaactttatttaattttttaattgaCATGTTAAGGCTGATGTGTGCCTCTGATTATAACAGTTACTGGACATAATCTTCTTCATCTACTATTGACATTATTCCCATTGGTTCTGTTTTTGAACAGGATAAACTGTGATATAACCTTACACTTAAAAAAGAAGTTCCTTCTCCATCGTCTGTCTTGTCAACATACTTGTCTGATCAACCAGGGTAACTGTTTTGCTTCCTTATTGGTTAGCTGTTTGAAACCTCAATGGGTGCACTAAAGCTCGCCACACTAGACGATTTTCAAATCTTtaccagtttaaaaaatgtgggGGACCACAGACATATGGACTCTTTTAAACGATTTTTAACATTATaatcctccaaacacacacacactagagaCTCGGCCAGACCAGGAGATCACACACCGGCTGTTTGTAGAAACCATTTCACAGAAACGAGATCTCGCATAATCTCTCGTGAACAAACATGACttgggaagaaaaacaaataaataggaTGAACGTCGTCAGCTGgctctcagtctgtgtgttttgttttgcaaaaaaacaacacggaTGAAATCCTGGTTGAGGAGATGGATTATGTGCCACTTTACACACTTTAGAGCGCGAGCTAAGGGTGAGTTGTCAGAGTTTACAAAATCTGGTTAGTGACGCTTCAATGTCTGCTTGCTCTCATATTCTGATTTCTGTATTCTGTCGGATGCAGTCCAATCAGGAATCattaatatcaaacatgttggaTATTTACGATTCCTGATCAGACACGATTGAGAGCAGTAACATAATCAAagtgacaccacacacttgtgCATTCTTCAGCATCTTTTTGAACTATTCAccactacactgtttcatgtttagtcaTTGTTGATATAAtattgtacctgtacataagagagcacagttcaccaaagttaaattcctttgtgagtgtaagcatacctggacaataaatctgattctgattctgattctttggacaaaaaaaatggataagACACCCGTAGTGCAGATTTTGGGACAAGGCCTTTAACTCAAATCAACTGTTTTGGAAACGGAAACTTGGAATTTCCCATCTGAGGGTAACTCAACTGACAGGTGGGGATTGGGCTCAGACTTTGTTGAACCTGCTTTCTGAAATAGGGAGCAGCACGTTTTTATAAAGTATTCATTCAGTTTCCAACCTTTGCCCTGCTTGTGCTAAAGCTCTGAACTTATAACtgctcaaatataaaaaaaactgggtCATCAGCTGGTGTAAAAGAGCCAAAGCTCAAATATTTCAGAGTTACTCATAGAAACTGCCTTAATGACATGACTGACTTTTggttagaaaagtacaaaaaaaataatttcctgaTCTTTAATTGACAaagataaaatatattttaaaaggcTGTCATGAAAGGTGGATTCATTTGTCTTAAGATTTGTGATATTTTCTGATGTCGccccctgcaggaggagaaggatttAGACTCTCCATCTCAAATCAAGAATAATGTTAAACTGAAGGTAGAAGTCAGAGGAGGTGTACATGTGAACACCTTTTGATAGTCCACtccttataataataattctcAGTCCCTTTGGCTTTTAATGatgtaatacatttatttaatacgtcaagataaaaaaaaggattaccTTTATATTTACTCGTATTCTAAGGATCGTCTTCCATTTCGTGGctgtaagtaaaacaaaattcaaACTGCCATTCATTCTGTGTCGGGGGGATTTGATACTTTTCATGTCTTGATATGAAACATGTTCATACCCGATAGAGGAAGTAACCTCTGCTCTGGATTCCTCCAGGCCCCTGAAGCTCGCCctgcagagacaaaaaacacagaatttcATTTGATTACATGAAACATTTTGCGTCTTGATTTGACATTTTGCTCTGtgtctcttcatctctcttctgTCAGCACTCGCTCAAAAATGGACGTCTGgatttttcaaaacaaacaattccTCTGTGTCCACTTTGTGAATGTCAGCCTGCTTGATAGCATTGAGGGATACGTTCACCTGTCAGCTGCACTAATTTTAGACCATAATTACCTTGCAGCCCGGGAAAGAACAACTAATGTGGACTGAGCTCATACACAGAGCGAGGAGCGCTGAGCAACACCAAGCAGCATTACTCACATGGAGCCATGGAAAACATACGATCAGACGAAAGCGCACGCCTTTCAGAATCAACATCTGATTCAAACATACAGAAACCAAagcactgtttgttttgtgtgccCTGCAACCGCACATTTCCTGTTCATCCTTTAATGTTCCTCCAGAAAAAGTCTCACAAAATCAGATTTCATGTGCAACAATGATTGTATATATTTGGGCATATGTCTTTGCTTTATCAATAGGTGTGGGGGAGGGCAGTAggtcagtctgtagggactgggGTTGGgacgccagttcaagtccctgtgcagaccaaaatatggaagttggtctagTAGCTggtgaggtgcccttgagcaagacactgaaccccccaactgctctggtgcgctcccttgcatagccccactctgacatgaataatgcatgtccacaggtcctgtttgagcatgtgtgtggTTTGGGCTTTATGTGTGTCTCTCAATAACCAGAATTTACCTCAGGGATTAATTAAGtatttcaattaaataaaataaaatctgtgagATTATTGTCACCAGTGAAAGTGGAGAGCTGGAAAGTCGGTGGtgcatacacacataaaaaGGAGTTAACAAAGTACACACTAGGACGCAACAGAAGAGGCtgacaaatacagaaacacgCACAGAGccagtcaacacacacacacataactaacagaaacacgcacacagacgtttgtatgtttctgttctttttgaCACTGAGCAGCACAGAGTTGTAAAACATCCCTCTGTTGCAGCCTCAACGTTGTCTTTTTGATGAATGCATTCATCAGCAGCGACGGAGGAGAAAATCGcttcacatttcaaataaaaacacaatctgtTTGGACAAGTGAACACACATCtgaggaaaaaataaaggaaaacgaacaaaacaaagtcaaatgtAATGAAAGCCGACTTATCTCACATAAAGCCTGATGACAGATGATGTAAACATATACTTTTAGTACATCTGCATTGCTCTCTGCATTGTCTCCCatacaaaaaatatgtttttctcgTATttactgcattaaaaaaaggtgACACAAACCTAGGTTTATCAAAATGACTAACTGCAGTTCAAAACGTTTAAAGCTACTGAGAACGTGTTGGAAAGAATTGATGTAGAACTAGAACGAGAGAGCAATAATTATGAGTATTATGATGATAAAAGAGGAATAATAAGAGACGACACAAGCACTTAAAATAGTAATATGAAGTGAATTTTAAAAGGCTTGCTGAAATAATTTCACAgcatattaaatattaaagaagcaaataaaataatcacaatgggttataaaaaacatgacaaaaaatatatatattccacAACATCATTTTTATACTGGTCATAGTTTTAAGTACAAGATAAATACAAGGCTCAACATCTTGTTTCACTGTTTGGAAAGTAATtattagattattattattagattaCAGTCGTCTACTGCTGTGTTCTTGTTGCTTTGATACATTGTAATATATTAAATTGTACTACCTGTGttttaatacatattttatCCCAGATTCTTGCCATTGCATTCCTACTTTTCTGCTTTATATCTGTGAAATCAAATAACAAAAAGTTATCTTGTATTTAAGAAATAAAGCAGCATGTGGAGTTAGTCCTGTTTCTGCACTAAATGTagctgagattaaaaatctatcTTGCAGATATGAGAAGCAGGGAGATGAGGGTGTTTATATAAAGACTGTGCATCATGTGTTAGTTATCAGATTGCAGTATTTGTTTGCATACACACTTCAGCGTTCATCATCTTTAGCTGAAAATGTGTAGCTTCACGCACTTTGGTTTTGGGGGAAGATGTGCAGAACGATTTTTAATGTCCAACAACAGCTCTAACTAGATTCATTAGCACACAAAAAAGTGACTCCCATTATAATGGTGAAGCAATGTGTGCTGCTTTCTTAGATCAGGGAATAACAATCTCTGTAAAAAGAGATTAAAGAAAGTGTAATAGTACAGATTTATCCTTTTATTTACTTAGCGCCTCCTGTGACAAAACTAAATCTTGTCCTCCAGAGAAATGGAACAGAAAGTGCACATAAGcaagacaataaaacaaacaacaaacaatgtcAGGTTTCATCTCATGACACGTCTCTGTGGCTCTAAATGAGCTTTTgataaaaggaaataaaaacgtTTTTCTCACCCGTTTACTTCCTCGCACTTTGAGCtcctgagaagaaaacaaaacgtCACCCTGTGAGTACGCTGGacttaaccctcaggcatcagtttaatttactaccctcttaagtcactaaggacaaaaatgtccatgccaaaaaactgatataaaaatagaagagattgatatttttttgcatacatctcttaaacatatccaagactgatttgaaaaaaatcccccagccaccaaatatttgttatatggaaaataactcatttttgtgttgttttttttcataaataacaacagtgacatcatgtaatcaaactggcatttaaagggttacatttctaaaaatgattgaatgtttggtagttttgagcagggctggagttgtttaagagatgtatgcagaaaaaagttaaaaaaaataatatcaacttgttctgtttttatagcagttttttggaagtggacatttttgtccttagtgaattaagagggtagtaaacatgtttcagtgttctattgatctattaacaaaattaaaatgtgcattccaaaatgtgtcaagagagagactttcttacaaaaaatagtgccatatgcactaacagacaaaatgatgaccagatgaagaggtAAAATTTgagtgatgcatgagggttaaaaCATCTTACTTACTACTATAtgctgttaaatgttaaatcaatCATACATAAAACATTCACTCATCCTCAGTAAGTAAAAATATCAACATTATGACACACCTTTGACTTCTGGAACAGCATCAGCACACAGAGCTCTCCTAACACATCAGACGCCTGCACAGAGGAGCAGCTGTTAGAATCTATTATACATGAAGCTGCTTTTAACAAAAGACACAGAACGACACTCACCCACATCTTCAGGTCTGCAGAGAGGTAGGACGAACACACGTCGTCTATCTGTGGAGCAGCACACAGGAGatgaaggaaacacacacacatacacacagaaaagaaagagaagccGCTGCCTACCTGGCTGAGGAGCTGCCTCTGAGCTGTTGTGGTTTGATAAAGTTCTGCTGGAGCGCCTTCAGtttcagataaacacaaacacacacagaaacactgtttTATTATAAGAGTATTCACTTTTGCTGCTTTCGCTGCTGTGAGGATTGTAGCGCAGGACATTAAGATCGAAGAAGTACTTCAGCCCACACCTCACAGACTAAATGGACAGTTGACCACCTTACAGTGCAATATaagtgtgcaatattaaccttaaaaacaaaaaacagtgtcattatataatgtgaaaaatatgtgtgcaataacctcaggtgcaataagagatgtagaaagtagagacaagaaaacatatttctattttcatttcattgtacagtgttcccctttgttattttttgtattatatctttgctttaatacagtgtatagcttctgtacagtttattttaatttacttagctgtaactacaacttatttttttatttttttatttgtacttttctactcttttttttcttataatactattctattttatatatcattttaatttttttgtcgAAGCTGagtcagggagaaacgcacaagaattccaatgtacctgtactgtcctgtacctgtgcaaatggaaataaacatctattctattcttttaCAGACAGGACTGTGCTTTACTGTTTGTAAGGTTGATGCTCTGCTTCCACATGAGGATGTTTCTATTTGTAGCATGAAAGCTttgctgcattttttaaatcattgcaatataaataaaacccaCATTGAATCctttcttctacttttttgttttgtgccgGTGCAATGACGAGAAGTCGACAGCATCAGCGTCACTCTAAACCTCTGGAGTCTTGAAGCAGTGATGGACAGTCCACATTAAGGTGGTCAACATGTTTCCATCCTCCCAtacttttcacatgtttttacaaCAGTCTCTTTTATTTGAATGACCGATCATCTAAAAGTGGccaagcaaaaaataaataaaatgtacatttatctCATAAGACAGGTGCCAAGaagaggaatgaatccatctCAGAGTTGCAAGTAAGCTCCTGCACACGGTCTGAACTGCACAACAGCATTGGCAAGCATTACTTAAAGTTCTCGTGTATTGGAGAAATGAAGCCGCTTCGAAGTCGTGTAGTTTACTTTCTGAATAAAATGTTGCTGAGAATGAAAATCATACATGAAATAAAGTGGGAATATGAAGACTGAGCATGCATTCTTTTTCAGTTTGCATGAGTGTTTATCTGTGATTGTAAATGTGTACCTTCTAAGATTGTCAAAATTACAGATACTTCTTGATACCaagtgttttaaaacgatacaatctTCTATTTAAATGCTCGATAGTctcaaaaataataacaaaatatttaaaaaaataaaaataaagatgataCAGGTGTGTAGAGGAGGAATGAATCCATTAAACATTGCATGTAGACTCCAGCCCTATGTCTAAATTGCACTTATACATTGGCAACATATGGGAACATATATGTATTTTGGCCAACAGGGCTTCTGTACACAGCCTTTACATTCTCAGGTTCTTCAGTAAGTCTAAGGAGGGAAGGACCATGGTATCTATATTTCAAATTGACATGAAATGGTCCTTGTCTTGTTTCTCTTGTAAATATGATAATACGTCTAtgctttgtatttgtatatgtCATTTGTGATACACtatatgtactttatttcaCACTATATACTTTATGATTTACTTTGGACTTTGTGgatgaatatttcatgtttgCACGTTATAGTTTTAATTTTGAGCTGTGACTCGGGATAATGTTTATTGTGACGATTGGTCATGTGACCATTTGTATTTAATACACCTGTGATTGTGCTGGGCTGAACTTATTTTCAGTGTGTATTGGattattgatttacttttcaaTTACCAATGTATTATTTGCAATTTCGACAGTGAGCTGAAATTGGAATTGCAATTTTTGATCGTAAAAACAAGACGTTACCCCCCCAACCCAATTTAGGGTGTCTATAGGACTTCTATGTTTGTTGCCATGGCATCAATCCAGGCATTGCTATGGTTTAGCAGTACCAAATTGAAGTTTGAAATGATGGTATTGTGACAGCCCTATAGTCCACGACCACACACATCTTAGGTCAAAGAGTGGATCATGGAGTCAGACGCTTCAGATGCTTGATGATCGATGCTTTGAAAGAGTCCCAATCTTCAAATTATTCCGATCGATACTCagaataattatattttttgaGTCTGCAGCATGCATATGTGAAgtgaaaaacataaaatcacaacatgtttaatagagtttttatatttaaatatgtcaGAGGTCTTGAATTGATAACCTCTATCTCATTCGATCTGCATGATGTTTACTCTCAAAAACCTCCTGTCTGTTTCAAAGATTGTTGTACATCTATATTTGTAttctaattatttttaaatatggtactctaaaaactcttcatatttatcttttcttaAGAGAAAATGCTTAATTCTTCAGATGTTCTTACATGAGGTTTTTGATAAACATCTTTTGATGTATAGTTTCATCTGTGTGGGATATGTTTACTGTGGATTTTGTGGTGCTGTAAAGCCCTTAAAAAGCTGCTGTAGCACCATCAGCTGTTTCAGGATCATTAGAGTGATTCTATCGACataaattcaaacatttaacaattTATTAACACGTTTTTGTTCTTCTCAAGAAAATAAGCCAAAAACATTCTGAAAAACATAATGCTTTGGaattgtgtatttatttcttgGCGTCAGACACATTGTAACCCAattttgtaattattattagaatttattgatttttcctttgttgtatttttaagtgtttCCATCTTAAATGAGACATCACAAGTACATATATTGAATAACAATTGTCTGTGTTTGGATTATGTCATTTGGATTATATCATaagaatcttctttttttatcaaactCAAACACTTTCTAATCTTAAGGTTCTTTTTTCCCACAGTTTTTCCCACAGTTGTTGAGGCTGCAGGTTGTCTTGTGgttttttgttgtattgtttcAGTCTTTGATTTGTAAATCTGTTCTGTTTGATTTAGCTTCTATTCATCACAAACTGATATCCTTCATTTAAATCACATCCATACGTAcattgctctttttttattttgtctaatACAACGCATACTTGAAAACACTTTAGTTCAACTCctggtgttttaaatgtgctctataaataaagtgaatTGACTTTATTgtaccaaaataaaatacaaatatatataaggAGTTCATCAATGTCcttacacagagacaacaaaaacaataaagctaaAGATGTGATGTAAACTTTTGAatcatagatagatagatagatagatagatagatagatatctTACTTGTGCAGACGGGGACGCAGAGGATGAGGAGCGCTGTGAGGGTGATGCTGGCCGGGCTGAGGGGACTCATGgctccgctgctgctgctcacactctGCGCGCTGCTGGAGGCTCCGCGCGGCATAGACTGGATCTGAGTTTgcatccttcttcttcttcttcttcttcttcttccactactactactactacaactacctcttcttcttctctgtttgttttgttgctgtccGCCCGACTTCTTGCTGTTCTGAGAGTTTCAGTCCGACGTTAAGAGTAATATGAAGGCTCGTGGCACAAACCCTCCCTCGCGCGCATATAGTTGACTGCGTCATTGGGAGGTCCGCTGGGCGCGTGAGAAGTAATTGGAGGTGTGATGGATTGActaaacatcaaaataaaggtGTGTGCTGCATTAATGATACACGAGTATTAATTAGTGACCACTGCacctgttgtttattttatttattgtgcttaatttttattttaaacaccaACACAGCTATCAGGGCCAGAACTcccttaaaaaaatatgagaTACCGTTTTAAGAATTTAAAATACCTGGTTTAATAATGATTAATTTATGATT from Labrus bergylta chromosome 6, fLabBer1.1, whole genome shotgun sequence includes:
- the nmu gene encoding neuromedin-U; protein product: MQTQIQSMPRGASSSAQSVSSSSGAMSPLSPASITLTALLILCVPVCTSAPAELYQTTTAQRQLLSQIDDVCSSYLSADLKMWASDVLGELCVLMLFQKSKELKVRGSKRGELQGPGGIQSRGYFLYRPRNGRRSLEYE